A genomic region of Torulaspora delbrueckii CBS 1146 chromosome 7, complete genome contains the following coding sequences:
- the TDEL0G00980 gene encoding uncharacterized protein (ancestral locus Anc_5.74), whose amino-acid sequence MDSFSDRLLRKREALLSSNDRLSRKNGVQKEVPRKSESNGLVSVVHYWLRFLLRRGFTFQQILKESGVSRAFLEQTYQELSLNIPEERAPNDDEQKRIDKCTGSLENNNGKPKNIEADIRQFMFRTILEVNKITASLRNPEIAEQLKDEKTRQVISKYGQHINRSLQGLFQKIEDASNSSPTQLQRVKRERADKLPEYLDRKIDNEKNQAKDKIEVSPPRALATSKSSQKVCIQHPIQSMRTTNNLAARTGLRPVQTTKQPPAKLFTPYQSLIPNNSKR is encoded by the coding sequence ATGGACTCATTCAGCGATCGTCTATTGCGGAAGAGAGAGGCTTTACTGTCATCAAACGATCGTCTGAGCAGGAAGAACGGTGTTCAGAAGGAAGTGCCAAGGAAATCCGAATCCAATGGCCTCGTTTCGGTCGTTCATTACTGGCTAAGATTCCTGCTGAGACGAGGGTTTAcctttcaacaaattttgaaagagtcTGGAGTAAGTCGAGCCTTTCTGGAACAGACATATCAGGAACTCAGTTTGAATATACCTGAAGAGAGAGCTCctaatgatgatgagcaaAAGAGGATAGATAAATGCACTGGCTCACTTGAAAACAATAACGGAAAGCCGAAGAATATAGAAGCTGACATACGGCAGTTCATGTTCAGAACAATACTGGAAGTTAATAAAATTACTGCATCTCTTCGAAACCCAGAGATAGCAGAACAACTGAAAGACGAAAAGACTAGACAAGTGATCTCGAAATATGGTCAGCATATAAATCGTAGCTTACAAGGTTTATTCCAAAAAATAGAGGATGCAAGCAACAGCTCGCCAACCCAATTGCAGAGAGTtaaaagagaaagagctGATAAACTTCCTGAATATCTCGACAGAAAGATAGATAATGAGAAGAATCAAGCAAAAGACAAAATCGAAGTCTCACCTCCAAGAGCTCTCGCAACTAGTAAATCAAGCCAAAAAGTATGTATCCAGCACCCAATCCAAAGTATGCGCACTACTAACAACCTAGCGGCTCGTACAGGTCTGAGACCTGTGCAAACAACAAAACAGCCTCCAGCAAAATTATTTACACCATATCAATCTCTGATTCCCAATAACAGTAAGCGATGA
- the DNA2 gene encoding bifunctional ATP-dependent DNA helicase/ssDNA endodeoxyribonuclease DNA2 (similar to Saccharomyces cerevisiae DNA2 (YHR164C); ancestral locus Anc_5.75), producing the protein MPRTPEKKRPGHLLASPESGISAATKKQGTEVEKRKKRYHFAPINNLAGRNKDDLGVLRSISVSQVRNSKMTNASRQIKKTSNSKSSSTSPVRATKEAKRVAASIKEVKASRGDDVPSEEVIWRYSPTKGELSDRIGSSHHNSEDWIEFERGQDPSSTPVVPKMLKNVLSFANISEPEQTEQKESLSAQIRNSTRSRGTTESLKESLRDIDDILDDMEGDLALKPKISKINELPSSPSRIQEQGKREVGKVEETHTPSDVSSSDGDDSLINLLTQQGSKKQDMTGMSVDVDTLDDSLLDYLDNTGKKAPEEEVEIEIENVEAMLSQSLKMAKCETPELEEYIQLASFPYRRKGVARLVLTKITEISLPKIGRQKILSCIDQDGKEGSVVVRKPWVYLEFEKGDVIHIIEGANFENKRLVSDDKNPVTQLVNDNLLILNPDLLLSATAVGGSIECLRRAVLQQLLEDSQGEPSIVMTIGNIVHELLQSALRYKLNHKTITIKFLEEKLDCLLELFSFGILQCNENLIKIKDEIKTTHLKNIFDFVDQFVKKSNYGCYVSVSGTRKTDPLSIASIIDTEENIWSPIYGLKGFLDVTVDALCKKTRSVVPLEVKTGKSKSISHEAQGLIYTLLLNDRYEIPIDFYLLLYTRKNEITKYPYVLHSIKHVLMFRNQMTTKLKYRLKEYRNLDPMKQNLPPLLQSSYCDSCNFKAPCMVINNLVEDGDGELSGLKNGEYELLTKHLAKSHSKNAQFFKKYNDLITKEESSITCINKKLFHSQGESQDSVGSHCLSNLKVVETVNDPADNTIYLHTLARAKPSGICASMLNSHLMKKDRIFISDEAGHFGIANGHIRDIAEDFIIVSTRRKVLNNWVPPERSNGPPHIRSVVDDSITADSLMRTQNMVTYRINKNDIQQGLSLARFSLLNLFLPPVPPGQVIADEASGQVRLAKKSEGGDERLRSILVDKVAARFESKCVFSLESCGEIIPTHLNTDQKRAIEKVLQAQDFALILGMPGTGKTTVIAELIKILASAGKSILLTSYTHSAVDNILLKLKDKNIKIARLGMKHRIHPDTQVYRPCYESLKTYEDYIKEIESTTVVATTCLGIREINSSLRSRDFDYVILDEASQISMPVALAPLRFGEKFVMVGDHYQLPPLVKNEAARIGGLEESLFKILCEDHPESVSELTIQYRMCEDIATLSNFLIYDGKLKCGTADVRDRGLDVPHLSRLAKFQTSPTIQRWIEDVLDFQRKVVFLNYDSCSDIQEKSSSDSITNPGELTIVQQCIDGMLECGVEAKNVGVMTLYRAQLRLLKEKLQDERHEDLEILTADQFQGRDKDCIVISLVRSNLEQKSGSLLKELRRVNVAMTRAKSKLILIGSRKTISSVPEIEKFIALLQDRGWIYELSANFLQAYVFPSTSKVQASCDKKLSGNTKPKVKSIDANSKILRNKPITRQAVSEL; encoded by the coding sequence ATGCCTCGGACACcagaaaagaagagacctGGGCACCTGTTGGCATCGCCCGAGAGTGGGATATCGGCGGCAACTAAGAAGCAAGGTACTGAGGTTGAGAAACGAAAGAAGCGGTACCATTTTGCACCTATCAATAATCTGGCTGGTCGAAATAAGGATGACTTGGGCGTATTGAGGTCAATTTCCGTCTCTCAGGTCAGAAATAGTAAAATGACGAACGCATCGCGTCAAATTAAGAAGACAAGTAACTCAAAATCGTCGAGTACTTCACCAGTGAGAGCTACAAAAGAGGCTAAGAGGGTTGCGGCAAGCATAAAGGAGGTAAAGGCTTCTAGGGGAGATGATGTTCCCAGTGAAGAGGTCATTTGGAGGTATTCACCAACGAAAGGTGAACTGTCAGACAGGATCGGTAGTTCACATCATAATTCCGAGGACTGGATCGAGTTTGAAAGGGGCCAGGATCCCTCATCGACTCCAGTAGTGCCAAAGATGCTCAAGAATGTACTCAGCTTTGCCAATATTAGTGAACCCGAACAAACTGAGCAAAAGGAATCGTTGTCAGCACAAATCAGGAACTCGACGAGATCAAGAGGTACAACagagtctttgaaagagtccCTCAGAgatatcgatgatattCTCGATGACATGGAGGGCGATCTTGCATTGAAgccaaaaatttccaagatTAATGAGCTTCCATCATCTCCGAGTAGGATACAGGAACAAGGAAAGAGAGAAGTGGgcaaagttgaagaaacacATACTCCCTCAGATGTTTCTTCCAGCGATGGAGACGATTCCCTAATAAACTTATTGACGCAACAGGGCTCAAAAAAGCAGGATATGACGGGAATGAGTGTCGACGTTGATACACTTGATGACTCGTTACTTGACTATCTCGACAACACCGGTAAGAAAGCACCTGAAGAGGAAGTGGAAatcgaaattgaaaatgtgGAGGCTATGCTTTCACAGAGTTTAAAGATGGCTAAATGTGAGACACCAGAACTAGAAGAGTATATTCAGTTGGCCTCTTTTCCCTATCGGCGCAAAGGTGTAGCGCGGCTTGTCCTCACAAAGATTACTGAGATCAGCTTGCCAAAAATAGGCCGCCAAAAGATCCTTTCCTGCATCGACCAAGATGGTAAGGAGGGTTCAGTAGTAGTACGAAAACCATGGGTTTATCTAGAGTTCGAAAAAGGTGATGTCATCCATATTATCGAGGGCGCTAATTTTGAGAACAAGAGACTAGTGTCTGATGACAAAAATCCTGTAACACAACTGGTAAATGATAATCTGCTGATTCTAAATCCTGATCTATTACTCTCTGCCACGGCCGTCGGGGGTTCGATTGAATGCTTGAGGCGAGCCGTTCTACAGCAATTGCTAGAGGACTCACAGGGTGAGCCAAGCATTGTAATGACTATTGGAAATATCGTTCATGAGCTGCTACAGAGCGCACTGCGATATAAGCTTAATCATAAAACCATAACGATCAAATTcctggaagaaaaattggacTGTTTGCTCGAACTCTTTTCGTTTGGGATACTGCAGTGCAACGAAAACCTCATTAAGATTAAAGATGAGATAAAAACGACACATCTAAAaaacatttttgattttgttgatCAGTTTGTTAAAAAGAGTAACTATGGATGCTATGTTTCTGTTTCTGGCACCCGAAAGACAGATCCGCTCTCCATCGCTAGCATTATCGACACAGAAGAAAATATATGGTCCCCAATATATGGGTTGAAGGGCTTTTTAGACGTAACCGTCGATGCTCTTTGTAAGAAGACTCGGTCGGTAGTTCCTTTAGAAGTGAAGACAGGCAAAAGCAAAAGTATCTCGCATGAAGCTCAAGGCCTTATCTATACCCTGCTATTAAACGATAGGTATGAGATACCCATTGACTTTTATCTCTTGCTCTACACCAGAAAGAACGAAATTACCAAGTACCCGTATGTGCTTCACTCCATAAAGCATGTTCTGATGTTTAGAAATCAAATGACGACCAAATTAAAATATAGACTAAAAGAGTACAGAAATTTGGATCCGATGAAACAAAATTTACCCCCGCTACTGCAAAGCTCTTACTGCGATTCATGCAACTTCAAGGCTCCCTGCATGGTCATAAACAATCTGGTTGAAGACGGAGATGGCGAATTAAGTGGCCTAAAAAATGGTGAATATGAGCTTTTGACTAAACACTTGGCTAAAAGCCATTCAAAAAACGCacagttcttcaagaagtataatgatttgatcaCGAAAGAAGAATCATCCATTACTTGCATTaacaaaaaattgtttCATTCTCAAGGAGAGTCGCAAGATTCGGTAGGTAGTCACTGTCTTTCAAATCTGAAGGTTGTTGAAACGGTTAATGATCCAGCCGACAACACTATTTATCTTCATACCCTTGCTAGAGCCAAGCCGAGTGGAATTTGTGCATCTATGCTGAATTCgcatttgatgaaaaaggACAGAATCTTTATTAGCGATGAAGCAGGGCATTTTGGCATTGCAAATGGGCACATTAGAGATATTGCGGAAGACTTCATCATAGTGTCAACGAGACGAAAAGTCCTTAACAATTGGGTTCCGCCTGAGAGATCAAACGGGCCACCTCACATCAGAAGCGTTGTAGACGACAGCATCACTGCAGATTCTCTAATGAGGACACAAAATATGGTTACTTACCGTATCAACAAAAACGATATCCAGCAAGGCTTGTCACTGGCGCGCTTTAGTTTACTGAATCTGTTTTTGCCGCCGGTGCCACCAGGGCAGGTGATAGCAGATGAAGCTTCTGGTCAGGTCCGCCTAGCTAAAAAATCCGAAGGTGGAGATGAAAGATTGCGATCCATACTAGTTGATAAAGTTGCAGCACGTTTCGAGTCAAAATGTGTTTTTTCACTTGAAAGTTGTGGTGAGATCATTCCGACACATTTAAATACGGATCAGAAGAGAGCTATAGAAAAGGTATTACAAGCACAAGACTTTGCGCTGATACTGGGTATGCCAGGCACCGGGAAAACCACTGTGATAGCAGAACTAATCAAGATTTTGGCATCTGCAGGAAAAAGCATCCTACTTACTTCTTATACGCACTCGGCGGTGGACAACATTTTGCTCAAACTAAAAGACAAAAATATTAAGATAGCCAGACTGGGGATGAAACACAGAATCCACCCCGATACTCAAGTTTATCGACCATGTTACGAATCACTGAAGACATATGAGGATtatatcaaagaaattgaaagcaCCACTGTAGTAGCCACTACTTGCCTTGGAATTAGAGaaatcaattcatctttaCGATCAAGAGATTTCGATTACGTGATACTTGACGAGGCCAGCCAAATATCCATGCCTGTAGCCCTGGCGCCATTAAGATTTGGAGAGAAATTTGTGATGGTCGGTGACCATTATCAATTGCCGCCATTAGTCAAAAATGAAGCAGCTCGCATTGGCGGGTTGGAAGAGTCACTTTTTAAGATTCTCTGCGAGGATCATCCAGAGAGCGTCAGTGAGCTCACAATTCAATACCGTATGTGCGAGGACATCGCCACATTGTCTAACTTCTTGATTTATGATGGCAAACTGAAGTGCGGCACTGCAGATGTTCGAGATCGTGGATTGGATGTTCCGCATCTATCCAGATTGGCTAAATTCCAAACATCACCGACGATCCAGCGATGGATTGAAGACGTATTAGATTTCCAGAGGAAGGTAGTTTTCTTGAACTACGATAGTTGCAGtgatattcaagagaaaAGCAGCAGCGACAGTATCACCAATCCCGGCGAGCTAACAATTGTTCAGCAATGTATTGATGGGATGTTAGAATGTGGAGTCGAAGCCAAAAACGTGGGAGTTATGACCTTGTATAGAGCACAACTACGGCTTCTAAAGGAAAAACTACAAGACGAACGTCATGAAGATTTAGAAATTTTAACCGCAGATCAATTCCAGGGTCGTGATAAAGATTGCATCGTCATTTCTCTGGTCAGAAGCAATTTAGAGCAGAAATCCGGCTCTTTACTAAAGGAACTAAGGCGTGTCAATGTCGCAATGACAAGAGCCAAATCTAAACTTATTTTGATCGGTTCCAGAAAAACCATCAGTTCTGTGCCAGAAATCGAGAAATTCATAGCTTTATTACAAGATCGAGGATGGATATATGAACTATCAGCCAATTTCCTGCAGGCATATGTTTTTCCCAGCACTTCGAAGGTTCAAGCTTCGTGCGACAAAAAATTATCAGGCAACACAAAGCCCAAAGTAAAAAGTATTGATGCCAATTCAAAAATACTCCGAAATAAGCCAATTACTCGTCAAGCGGTTTCCGAGTTGTGA
- the RIE1 gene encoding Rie1p (similar to Saccharomyces cerevisiae YGR250C; ancestral locus Anc_5.76), producing the protein MTGIASDKTQSANDSSDEKDKSQNQPVYTSSSTCSSPDSSGMSVTGSLGAELSQVSLSCSPANLQLEQLANTNLLLIRTKFNKEAGEHSIESLIAEIESIAHHYNGSLVSAANIEQYDHLPDGKRLKILEENKDIYIFENGNTEYAHSYEGEEPKHGNDWKYDKVIGIQFKRSNAMKSASGKLEQLFKSRAQQIAQWSISTNEHALAQPGNLYIKGVPKDMSMDQVVPMFSKFGPISSFKLIRDSVTGKSLGYGFISYPLGSHASKCIAELNGKTMGSSTLFINFHIERKERERIYRDSIKESNDDEKFKGIFVGNLPLSKSSEENLSPSDVIQLFKDKLSPFFSDLAIVSYYFPKKSIKEDAHFEGDKAENGTDKRENEDVSSPKDDVISSDSVSTTLSQSDDCLMKNYGFIKFKHHLQALKAIEIFNDYTWFGSNLIVNKAVQSKSQTWHQRKTGGPSTMNNRSENRYHGPHNPYGYFGGHGNVYFPYMNSQGSILAGDIGPQDHEVSYPLSRPMSTGSYVSSYHSFGAIPGQAPPSGLFETPSPGNSIFPLGSYGMMPSNVPFGLPLPTRDQQESNLYVKHLPLSWKDDDLKEFYREYGEIISAKIITVGGSKSKSQTSQASDEVEGEDPKSLGTSRGYGFVCFKNPLDASRAILGTDGYHLTETHILHVSFAQKRAKSNQGNVKNSNSPSDYDPLLESPFFHTRSLSRRASFNDHPRGQYSMKYFNPMRHPRSPAAGSFPSGFVTGGAHNWQGIPILPSGPPALSSVPFVPPNPPTMSESAYSGPVFSGNESDFEGAGEKN; encoded by the coding sequence ATGACTGGAATTGCATCTGACAAGACACAAAGCGCCAACGATAGTAGTGATGAAAAAGACAAATCCCAAAACCAACCGGTCTATACTTCTTCGAGCACCTGCTCGAGCCCAGACTCTTCGGGGATGTCAGTGACTGGCTCACTTGGGGCAGAACTTTCGCAAGTTAGCCTTTCGTGCTCTCCGGCCAACTTGCAACTCGAGCAGCTCGCAAATACGAACCTGTTATTAATAAGGACAAAGTTTAATAAGGAAGCAGGGGAGCATTCGATTGAGAGTTTGATTGCAGAAATTGAATCGATAGCTCATCACTACAATGGATCCCTTGTTAGTGCGGCTAATATTGAGCAATATGATCACCTGCCGGATGgcaagagattgaaaataCTGGAGGAGAACAAAGATATCTACATTTTTGAGAATGGTAATACAGAGTACGCTCACTCTTATGAAGGAGAAGAGCCCAAGCATGGCAACGATTGGAAGTACGACAAAGTGATCGGGATTCAATTCAAGCGCTCGAATGCTATGAAATCTGCGTCTGGCAAGCTAGAACAGTTATTTAAGAGCCGGGCACAGCAAATCGCACAATGGTCAATAAGTACCAATGAGCATGCTCTTGCACAGCCTGGAAATTTGTACATCAAAGGTGTGCCAAAGGATATGTCCATGGATCAAGTGGTGCCTATGTTCTCCAAATTTGGGCCCATATCCtcattcaaattgataCGAGATAGCGTCACCGGGAAGTCACTAGGATACGGTTTTATTTCGTACCCGCTCGGTTCCCATGCATCAAAATGCATCGCTGAGCTTAATGGTAAAACTATGGGATCTAGCACTTTattcatcaactttcatATTGAGAGGAAGGAAAGAGAGCGTATTTATCGAGATAGCATCAAAGAGAGtaacgatgatgagaaaTTTAAAGGTATTTTCGTCGGaaatcttcctctttccAAGTCGTCTGAAGAAAATCTATCACCATCTGATGTTATTCAATTATTCAAAGACAAGTTGAGTCCCTTCTTCTCAGACCTTGCTATAGTATCATATTATTTCCCGAAGAAATCCATCAAAGAGGATGCCCATTTTGAGGGAGATAAAGCCGAAAATGGGACGgacaaaagagaaaatgaagatgTGAGTTCACCTAAGGATGATGTTATATCGAGTGACAGCGTCTCAACGactctttctcaaagcGACGATTGCTTAATGAAGAATTATGGATTCATCAAGTTTAAGCACCACCTCCAAGCCTTGAAGGCGattgagatcttcaatgacTATACGTGGTTTGGAAGTAATTTGATCGTCAACAAAGCCGTTCAAAGTAAGTCACAAACCTGGCATCAAAGGAAAACTGGAGGGCCGTCAACAATGAATAATAGGTCTGAGAACCGGTACCATGGTCCACACAATCCATACGGGTACTTTGGAGGTCATGGCAATGTTTATTTCCCTTACATGAACTCGCAGGGATCGATTTTAGCCGGCGACATTGGACCACAAGATCACGAAGTATCTTACCCTCTCAGCAGGCCAATGAGCACCGGATCATACGTTAGTTCATATCATTCGTTTGGAGCAATCCCTGGACAAGCGCCTCCATCTGGTCTTTTCGAAACACCTTCGCCAGGTAATTCTATATTTCCGTTAGGCTCCTACGGCATGATGCCTTCAAATGTACCGTTTGGTTTACCATTACCGACTCGCGATCAACAAGAATCAAACTTGTATGTAAAACACCTGCCGTTATCTTGGAAGGATgacgatttgaaagagttttaTCGAGAATATGGAGAGATCATCAGTGCTAAAATAATAACAGTAGGAGGAAGCAAGAGTAAAAGTCAAACCAGTCAAGCATCAGACGAAGTCGAGGGTGAAGATCCAAAAAGTTTGGGAACTTCACGCGGATATGGCTTCGTGTGTTTCAAGAACCCACTGGATGCGTCGCGTGCCATATTAGGCACAGACGGATACCATTTAACAGAGACCCATATTCTACATGTCTCTTTTGCACAAAAGAGAGCCAAATCGAATCAAGGCAATGTAAAgaattcaaattctccGTCGGATTACGATCCCTTACTTGAAAGCCCTTTTTTCCACACAAGATcgctttcaagaagagcgTCTTTCAATGATCACCCAAGAGGCCAGTATAGCATGAAATACTTCAATCCCATGAGGCATCCGAGAAGTCCCGCAGCAGGTAGTTTCCCCAGCGGATTTGTGACTGGTGGTGCTCACAATTGGCAAGGTATCCCCATATTGCCATCGGGCCCGCCAGCGCTATCATCAGTCCCATTCGTGCCACCAAACCCTCCAACGATGTCAGAATCGGCTTACTCAGGTCCCGTTTTCAGCGGCAATGAAAGTGATTTTGAAGGTGCAGGAGAAAAGAATTAA
- the MGA1 gene encoding Mga1p (similar to Saccharomyces cerevisiae MGA1 (YGR249W); ancestral locus Anc_5.77) — MHPKTFIHQLYAILQESQLQEWISWFKDDDSVFVLKPHDGGFSKYVLRRYFKHGNVSSFVRQLHMYGFHKITNPQEGLGEGRSDEQGDRATTRWFFAHPLGYFRKDADLASLKKIQRKSTGVGKDGRRKNVLSTVCVNYVGSKGNEEPAVPLADRRHYASLPLLPATGPLLAKQGPQYQQPLLPHIHRQEHLISKSRTISSPELIQRPGSKQVPSEGCTPVPMLHFHRTSSPLNSQTNIPLPVQRNVLTNSYITPSSSAFSSTSSVTSYSMIEYHHRLDNNLQILRNSLVKVADIIPSLFDSGSEIKPNYDEHIITLRRLKDELIAENNSSRIRSLQSSFAGPSTSGTSPSHINSNDLPDPKIITPISEAAMNFKPKLPNDGDKHEEINLSTKDFTAL; from the coding sequence ATGCATCCAAAGACTTTCATACATCAACTTTATGCGATTCTGCAGGAATCGCAGCTTCAAGAATGGATTAGTTGGTttaaagatgatgattcgGTGTTTGTTCTCAAACCTCACGATGGAGGTTTTAGTAAATATGTGCTAAGACGATATTTCAAGCACGGGAATGTGAGCAGCTTTGTGCGTCAGTTGCATATGTACGGTTTCCATAAGATCACGAACCCCCAGGAGGGTTTGGGTGAGGGCAGGAGTGATGAGCAGGGGGATAGAGCTACGACCCGATGGTTTTTCGCACATCCGTTGGGATATTTTAGAAAGGATGCTGATCTTGcgtctttgaagaagattcagaGGAAAAGCACGGGAGTTGGAAAAGACGGTAGGAGGAAAAATGTACTGTCAACTGTATGTGTGAATTATGTGGGATCCAAGGGTAATGAAGAGCCCGCTGTTCCGTTGGCAGATCGTAGGCATTATGCTTCTCTACCATTGCTTCCTGCAACGGGGCCTCTCCTGGCCAAACAAGGACCTCAGTATCAGCAACCGCTACTGCCACATATTCATCGACAGGAGCATTTAATCTCTAAATCGAGAACGATCTCGTCGCCGGAGTTGATCCAGAGGCCGGGATCGAAGCAGGTGCCGTCTGAAGGGTGTACACCGGTTCCTATGCTGCATTTTCATAgaacttcttctccattGAACTCGCAGACGAACATCCCACTTCCTGTCCAGAGAAATGTGTTGACAAATTCGTATATCACTCCGTCCTCTTCAGCATTCTCTTCTACCAGTTCGGTAACATCATATTCGATGATAGAGTATCATCACAGGCTGGATAAtaatttgcaaattttGAGGAACTCCTTGGTGAAAGTAGCAGATATCATACCGTCTTTGTTCGATAGTGGCTCTGAGATTAAACCCAACTACGATGAACACATTATCACCTTGAGACGGTTGAAGGATGAACTTATTGCGGAGAACAATTCGTCTCGTATAAGATCTTTACAATCGTCATTTGCTGGACCGTCAACGTCGGGAACGTCTCCAAGTCACATAAATAGCAATGATCTCCCCGATCCAAAGATCATTACGCCGATTTCAGAAGCTGCAATGAATTTCAAGCCAAAATTACCTAATGATGGGGATAAAcatgaagagatcaatcTCAGTACAAAGGATTTTACAGCACTGTAA
- the TDEL0G01020 gene encoding 6-phosphogluconolactonase (similar to Saccharomyces cerevisiae SOL4 (YGR248W) and SOL3 (YHR163W); ancestral locus Anc_5.78), which yields MVKVYKYTEKQSLAHQVGKYILECQDKVLQNDSKAQFTVAISGGSLVNVLKACLIDDKELASKVQWAKWHVYFCDERLVPLDDADSNYGAFKKAVLDPLSHHGDHLNLGPTVYAINETLVNEGSHHNEKIASEYESLLPSKGFDLLLLGCGPDGHTCSLFPGEKHRYLIEESQKKVAWCHDSPKPPSDRITFTFPVISQARNIAFVAEGASKQPIMQSIFDNKDQQLPTALINARYSDKVCWFIDEAAFATVKDTTAVFKN from the coding sequence ATGGTTAAAGTCTACAAATACACGGAGAAACAATCCCTGGCTCATCAAGTCGGTAAATATATCCTCGAGTGCCAAGACAAAGTCTTGCAGAACGATAGTAAGGCTCAATTCACGGTGGCAATTAGTGGTGGTTCATTAGTCAATGTGCTGAAGGCGTGTCTTATTGATGACAAGGAGTTGGCTTCCAAGGTCCAATGGGCCAAATGGCACGTTTATTTCTGCGATGAGAGACTAGTTCCCCTTGATGATGCAGACAGCAACTACGGTGCATTCAAAAAAGCTGTTCTAGATCCCTTATCCCATCATGGAGACCATCTAAACCTTGGTCCAACTGTTTATGCGATCAACGAAACCCTAGTCAACGAAGGATCCCACCATAATGAAAAGATCGCCTCCGAGTACGAATCTTTACTACCTTCCAAAGGTTTCGACCTACTTCTACTAGGCTGTGGACCAGACGGCCACACTTGCTCCTTATTCCCTGGTGAGAAACACCGttatttgattgaagaatctCAAAAGAAGGTCGCATGGTGCCACGATTCACCAAAACCACCAAGTGACCGTATAACTTTCACTTTCCCTGTGATTTCTCAAGCCCGCAACATTGCGTTCGTCGCAGAGGGAGCTTCGAAGCAACCTATAATGCAGTCTATCTTCGACAATAAAGACCAACAGCTCCCTACAGCATTAATCAATGCCCGTTACAGTGACAAAGTCTGCTGGTTCATCGACGAAGCAGCTTTTGCCACAGTCAAAGATACCACCGCAGTCTTTAAGAACTGA
- the CPD1 gene encoding 2',3'-cyclic-nucleotide 3'-phosphodiesterase (similar to Saccharomyces cerevisiae CPD1 (YGR247W); ancestral locus Anc_5.79), with protein MTIALWFCPQYGSGAYETLELLIVSLQSVFPSSPTFEPHITVTNNLVCKDEDDVNRILTSCVAAMQSIRASLVKNGDSLVSFRSCSVGKKFFNKVVLDCSDNRYLVSIAQIMRELYVEVDESSRSQRAATWVRDEFRPHLSLLYSDTYPISQAFLRVIQQRIEDALDVQMDGVERGSDYQLRWNFYGVPACSWGCRVLSK; from the coding sequence ATGACTATAGCGCTGTGGTTCTGTCCACAATACGGATCTGGGGCCTACGAGACGTTAGAGCTACTTATTGTGTCTTTACAAAGTGTTTTCCCAAGTTCACCGACGTTTGAACCGCATATTACTGTGACGAATAATCTGGTATGTaaggatgaggatgatgtCAATCGGATTTTAACGTCGTGTGTAGCAGCTATGCAGTCTATAAGAGCATCATTGGTAAAAAATGGGGACTCTTTGGTGTCGTTTCGAAGCTGTAGTGTCGGTaagaagttcttcaataagGTTGTGCTAGATTGTAGCGATAACAGGTACCTTGTGAGTATTGCACAGATTATGAGGGAATTGTACGTTGAAGTGGACGAGTCTTCGAGGTCACAAAGGGCTGCTACGTGGGTACGGGATGAGTTTCGTCCACATTTGTCGTTGTTGTACTCGGATACCTATCCTATAAGTCAAGCGTTTCTGAGAGTGATTCAACAAAGGATCGAGGATGCATTGGATGTACAGATGGATGGTGTAGAGCGCGGTAGTGATTATCAACTTCGGTGGAATTTTTATGGAGTGCCGGCGTGTAGTTGGGGCTGCCGGGTACTTTCAAAGTAG